In Neorhizobium sp. NCHU2750, a single genomic region encodes these proteins:
- the polA gene encoding DNA polymerase I, producing the protein MKKGDHLFLVDGSGFIFRAFHALPPLTRKSDGLPVGAVSGFCNMLWKLLTDARDTSVGVTPTHLAVIFDYSSKTFRKDLYDAYKANRSAPPEELVPQFGLIRQATRAFNLPCIETEGFEADDIIATYARQAEAAGADVTIVSSDKDLMQLVTPTVHMYDSMKDKQIGIPDVIEKWGVPPEKMIDLQAMVGDSVDNVPGIPGIGPKTAGQLLEEFGDLDTLLARAGEIKQVKRRENIIANADLARLSRQLVELRTDVPLELDLDALFLEPQDGPKLVAFLKAMEFGTLTRRVASACDCDANAIEPAVIETEWGADAHGPDLDVAAPAKADEAAADKAPAMAKPVAASGADGATPQSLAAGRAEAFAAATIDTTKYVAIRDLATLEEWIAAARETGLVAFDTETTSLDPMQAELVGFSLAIADNSRNPSGLDIRAAYVPLTHKTGVGDLLGGGMAENQIPVRDALDRLKPLLEDPSVLKVAQNLKYDYLVMKRHGITVKGYDDTMLMSYVLEAGKSGGHGMDALSERWLNHKPIAFKDVAGSGKSGVTFDFVDIDRATAYAAEDADVTLRLWMVLKPQLAAIGLTRIYERLERPMVDVLARMEERGISIDRQILSRLSGELAQKAAAFEDEIYELAGEKFTIGSPKQLGDILFGKMGLPGGSKTKTGQWSTSAQVLEDLAAEGAELPRKIVDWRQLTKLKSTYTDALPGYVHPETKRVHTSYSLASTTTGRLSSSEPNLQNIPVRNAEGRKIRTAFIATPGNKLLSADYSQIELRVLAHVADIPQLRQAFEDGIDIHAMTASEMFGVPVEGMPGEIRRRAKAINFGIIYGISAFGLANQLSIERSEASDYIKKYFERFPGIRDYMETTKAFAREHGYVETIFGRRAHYPEIKSSNPSMRAFNERAAINAPIQGSAADIIRRAMVKMEPALAEAGLSARMLLQVHDELIFEVEDAEVERAMPVIVSTMEQAAMPAISMKVPLKVDARAASNWDEAH; encoded by the coding sequence ATGAAAAAAGGCGATCACCTCTTCCTAGTCGACGGTTCCGGTTTCATCTTTCGCGCGTTTCACGCGCTGCCGCCGCTGACCCGAAAATCCGATGGCCTGCCGGTCGGCGCGGTCTCCGGCTTCTGCAACATGTTGTGGAAGCTCCTGACCGACGCCAGAGACACCTCCGTCGGCGTCACGCCCACCCATCTGGCCGTGATTTTCGACTACTCGTCTAAGACCTTCCGCAAGGATCTCTATGACGCCTACAAGGCGAACCGCTCCGCGCCGCCGGAAGAACTCGTCCCGCAATTCGGCCTCATCCGCCAGGCGACCCGCGCCTTCAACCTGCCCTGCATCGAGACCGAGGGTTTCGAGGCCGATGACATCATCGCCACCTACGCCCGCCAGGCGGAAGCTGCCGGCGCCGATGTCACGATCGTGTCATCCGACAAGGACCTGATGCAGCTCGTGACGCCGACGGTCCACATGTATGACAGCATGAAGGACAAGCAGATCGGCATTCCCGATGTCATCGAGAAATGGGGCGTGCCGCCGGAAAAGATGATCGACCTGCAGGCCATGGTCGGCGATTCGGTCGATAACGTGCCGGGCATCCCTGGCATCGGTCCGAAGACCGCCGGCCAGCTGCTGGAGGAATTCGGCGATCTGGACACGCTGCTCGCCCGCGCCGGCGAGATCAAGCAGGTCAAGCGCCGCGAAAACATCATCGCCAATGCCGATCTCGCCCGCCTGTCCCGCCAGCTGGTGGAATTGAGGACCGACGTGCCGTTGGAACTCGATCTTGACGCCTTGTTCCTAGAGCCGCAGGACGGCCCGAAACTCGTCGCCTTCCTGAAGGCTATGGAATTCGGCACCCTGACACGCCGCGTCGCCTCTGCCTGCGATTGCGATGCCAATGCCATCGAGCCCGCCGTCATCGAGACCGAATGGGGTGCGGACGCACATGGCCCCGATCTCGACGTGGCCGCTCCGGCCAAAGCCGATGAGGCTGCGGCTGACAAGGCGCCTGCGATGGCCAAGCCTGTTGCAGCGTCTGGCGCCGACGGTGCCACACCGCAGTCGCTGGCCGCAGGCCGTGCGGAAGCCTTCGCCGCTGCCACGATCGACACCACGAAATACGTCGCGATCCGCGATCTCGCCACGCTTGAAGAGTGGATTGCCGCCGCCCGCGAAACCGGCCTCGTCGCCTTCGACACCGAAACCACCTCGCTTGATCCGATGCAGGCGGAACTCGTTGGCTTCTCGCTCGCGATAGCCGATAACAGCAGGAACCCGTCCGGCCTCGATATCCGTGCCGCCTATGTGCCGCTCACCCACAAGACCGGCGTCGGCGATCTCTTGGGCGGCGGAATGGCGGAAAACCAGATCCCGGTCCGCGACGCGCTGGACCGCTTGAAGCCGCTGCTCGAAGATCCTTCGGTGTTGAAGGTCGCGCAGAACCTCAAATACGACTATCTCGTCATGAAGCGCCACGGCATTACCGTGAAGGGCTATGACGACACGATGCTGATGTCCTATGTGCTGGAAGCCGGCAAGTCAGGTGGTCACGGCATGGACGCGCTGTCGGAACGCTGGCTGAACCACAAGCCGATCGCCTTCAAGGATGTCGCCGGTTCCGGCAAGAGCGGCGTGACTTTCGATTTCGTCGATATCGACCGCGCCACCGCCTATGCGGCCGAGGATGCCGATGTGACGCTGCGCCTGTGGATGGTGCTCAAGCCTCAACTGGCAGCCATCGGCCTGACCCGCATCTACGAGCGGCTGGAACGCCCGATGGTCGACGTTCTGGCCCGCATGGAAGAGCGCGGCATCTCGATCGATCGCCAGATCCTGTCGCGCCTTTCCGGCGAACTGGCGCAGAAAGCGGCTGCCTTCGAAGACGAGATCTATGAACTGGCCGGCGAGAAATTCACCATCGGCTCGCCGAAGCAGCTCGGCGATATCCTGTTCGGCAAGATGGGCCTTCCCGGCGGTTCCAAGACCAAGACCGGCCAATGGTCCACTTCGGCGCAAGTGCTTGAAGACCTCGCGGCCGAAGGTGCCGAACTGCCGCGCAAGATCGTCGACTGGCGCCAGCTGACCAAGCTCAAATCCACCTATACCGACGCACTGCCGGGCTATGTTCACCCCGAAACGAAGCGGGTTCACACATCCTATTCGCTGGCCTCGACGACGACCGGCCGCCTGTCCTCGTCCGAACCCAACCTGCAGAACATTCCGGTCCGCAACGCCGAGGGCCGTAAGATCCGCACGGCCTTCATTGCCACGCCGGGCAACAAGCTTCTGTCGGCGGATTACAGCCAGATCGAACTGCGCGTGCTCGCCCATGTGGCAGACATCCCGCAACTTCGCCAGGCCTTCGAGGACGGCATCGACATTCATGCGATGACCGCGTCGGAAATGTTCGGCGTGCCGGTCGAAGGCATGCCGGGCGAGATCCGCCGCCGCGCCAAGGCGATCAACTTCGGCATCATCTATGGCATTTCGGCCTTCGGCCTTGCCAACCAGCTGTCGATCGAGCGATCCGAGGCAAGCGACTACATCAAGAAGTATTTCGAGCGCTTTCCGGGCATCCGCGATTACATGGAGACGACCAAGGCGTTCGCCCGCGAACACGGTTATGTCGAGACGATCTTCGGCCGCCGCGCGCATTATCCGGAAATCAAGTCCTCCAACCCATCGATGCGCGCCTTCAACGAACGTGCCGCGATAAACGCACCGATCCAGGGCTCGGCAGCCGATATCATCCGCCGCGCCATGGTGAAGATGGAGCCCGCACTGGCAGAGGCGGGCCTGTCTGCCCGCATGCTTTTGCAGGTCCATGACGAACTGATCTTCGAAGTCGAGGATGCCGAGGTCGAACGCGCCATGCCCGTCATCGTCTCGACCATGGAGCAGGCGGCCATGCCGGCCATATCGATGAAGGTGCCGCTCAAGGTGGATGCGCGTGCTGCATCCAACTGGGATGAAGCACACTGA
- the phnN gene encoding phosphonate metabolism protein/1,5-bisphosphokinase (PRPP-forming) PhnN, giving the protein MDGSLEIRASTHPGCMVVVVGPSGAGKDTLMAHAARFFRDRADVVFARRVITRDASAGGEDHDGVCEADFESMETAGRFSVSWRAHGLRYGIPFETAEAVAAGTLVIANGSRSALQFFAKAYPRLVVVNVTARPEVLAARLEARGRESRDDILRRLARSSLGVIGDYHVVTIDNSDDLETAGKALVEALSSLLAQDLGSQEK; this is encoded by the coding sequence ATGGACGGCTCCCTGGAGATCCGCGCCAGCACGCATCCGGGCTGCATGGTGGTGGTCGTCGGCCCAAGCGGGGCCGGCAAGGACACGCTGATGGCCCATGCCGCACGGTTCTTCCGCGACCGTGCCGATGTGGTTTTTGCGCGGCGGGTGATCACCCGCGATGCCAGCGCCGGCGGCGAGGATCATGACGGCGTTTGCGAGGCGGACTTCGAGAGCATGGAAACGGCCGGCCGGTTTTCCGTCTCCTGGCGGGCACACGGATTGCGCTACGGCATTCCCTTCGAGACGGCCGAGGCTGTGGCGGCCGGCACCTTGGTCATCGCCAACGGTTCACGTTCGGCATTGCAGTTCTTCGCCAAAGCCTATCCCCGGCTCGTCGTCGTCAACGTGACGGCAAGGCCGGAGGTACTGGCCGCGCGGCTGGAGGCCCGAGGGCGCGAAAGCCGGGACGACATCCTGCGGCGGCTGGCGCGCAGTTCGCTCGGCGTCATCGGTGACTATCACGTCGTCACGATCGACAATAGCGACGATCTGGAGACTGCCGGCAAGGCTCTTGTCGAGGCTCTTTCTTCTTTGCTTGCACAAGATTTAGGCTCGCAAGAAAAATAA
- a CDS encoding alpha-D-ribose 1-methylphosphonate 5-triphosphate diphosphatase, producing MTETVFKNARIVLEDSILSGSVQIRDGQIADISEGTAQTGEDFEGDYLIPGLVELHTDHLEQHYSPRPGVRWDATAAIQAHDAQIASSGITTVFDCLRMGSDEDGGFEHGEMRTMADAIQSAEREGRLRSEHLIHLRCEVSADNVLEHFGDFENDSHVRLVSLMDHAPGQRQFQTMEQYIFYYQKKRGLSDEAFKLFIDKRVAESQRNSTPHRIAIARHCAERGITVASHDDATLDHVDEAIENGVKLAEFPTSFEAAAASHKAGMSVLMGAPNVVRGKSHSGNIAARDLAEKDVLDVLSSDYVPLSLLYAPFILADEIDGISLPKAIAMVTSTPARAAGLADRGRIATGLRADLVRVHREAGVPVSRAVWRQGRRVA from the coding sequence ATGACCGAAACCGTATTCAAGAATGCCCGCATCGTGCTGGAGGACAGTATCCTCTCCGGTTCCGTGCAGATCCGTGATGGCCAGATCGCCGACATATCCGAGGGTACGGCACAGACCGGCGAGGATTTCGAGGGGGATTATCTCATACCGGGTCTGGTCGAACTTCATACCGACCATCTGGAGCAGCACTATTCGCCCCGCCCCGGCGTACGCTGGGATGCCACTGCCGCGATCCAGGCGCATGATGCGCAGATCGCCTCTTCCGGCATCACCACCGTGTTCGATTGCCTGCGCATGGGATCGGACGAGGATGGCGGCTTCGAGCATGGCGAGATGCGGACGATGGCGGATGCGATCCAGTCGGCCGAACGCGAGGGACGGCTGCGCTCGGAACATCTGATCCACCTGCGCTGCGAGGTCTCTGCCGACAATGTGCTGGAGCATTTCGGCGATTTCGAGAACGACAGCCATGTCCGTCTCGTCTCGCTGATGGACCATGCGCCCGGCCAGCGCCAGTTCCAGACGATGGAACAATACATCTTCTACTACCAGAAGAAGCGTGGGCTTTCCGACGAGGCCTTCAAGCTGTTCATCGACAAGCGAGTGGCGGAATCACAGCGCAACTCGACGCCGCACCGGATTGCCATCGCCAGGCATTGCGCCGAGCGCGGCATCACGGTCGCAAGCCATGACGATGCAACGCTCGACCATGTGGACGAGGCGATCGAGAACGGCGTCAAGCTTGCCGAGTTCCCGACCAGTTTCGAGGCTGCCGCTGCATCCCACAAGGCCGGCATGAGCGTGTTGATGGGGGCGCCGAACGTGGTGCGCGGCAAGTCGCATTCCGGCAATATCGCCGCCCGCGACCTGGCAGAGAAGGACGTGCTCGACGTTCTCTCGTCCGACTATGTTCCGCTCAGCCTGCTCTATGCTCCCTTCATCCTGGCCGACGAGATCGACGGTATTTCATTGCCCAAGGCGATCGCCATGGTGACCTCGACCCCGGCCCGTGCGGCAGGGCTTGCCGATCGCGGCCGGATCGCCACCGGGTTGCGCGCCGATCTCGTGAGGGTCCACCGGGAAGCGGGCGTGCCGGTATCACGCGCGGTCTGGCGGCAGGGGCGACGGGTGGCGTAA
- a CDS encoding DUF1045 domain-containing protein produces the protein MRYAIYFSPAADHPLTQTASRWLGRDAFTAGTFPTPEVSGLSKEDVHALTADPRRYAFHATLKAPFELAEGKTEAELIEALEEFAATRKAFDIPNLVIGQLGRFFALVPDQIYSELQDFAARIVEDFEAFRAPLSDADIARRKPDTLSPEHRANLMRWGYPHVMDAFRFHMTLSGQVPPEQAPAMRAALEPRFAAFTNKPLSIDGVALFVEPARGADFIAHRWLPLKPASELRKTAP, from the coding sequence TTGCGCTACGCCATATACTTCTCCCCCGCCGCGGATCATCCGCTGACGCAAACTGCATCCCGTTGGCTTGGGCGCGACGCGTTTACGGCCGGAACCTTTCCGACGCCGGAAGTCTCCGGCCTTTCGAAAGAGGACGTTCATGCGCTGACTGCCGATCCGCGCCGCTATGCCTTCCATGCGACGCTCAAGGCTCCGTTCGAGCTGGCAGAGGGGAAGACGGAGGCGGAACTGATCGAAGCCTTGGAAGAATTTGCCGCGACAAGGAAGGCATTCGATATCCCGAACCTGGTGATCGGCCAGCTGGGCCGATTCTTCGCGCTGGTGCCGGATCAGATCTATTCCGAGCTGCAGGACTTTGCCGCCCGGATCGTCGAGGATTTCGAGGCGTTCCGCGCTCCGCTTTCCGATGCCGATATTGCCCGCCGCAAGCCGGACACGCTGTCGCCGGAGCATCGCGCCAACCTGATGCGCTGGGGCTATCCGCATGTGATGGACGCGTTCCGCTTTCACATGACGCTTTCCGGCCAGGTTCCGCCGGAGCAGGCACCTGCCATGCGTGCAGCGCTGGAACCCCGTTTTGCCGCCTTTACCAACAAGCCGCTGTCGATCGACGGCGTCGCGCTCTTCGTCGAGCCGGCCCGCGGCGCAGATTTCATCGCCCATCGCTGGCTGCCCCTGAAGCCGGCTTCCGAGCTCAGAAAGACCGCCCCATGA
- the phnE gene encoding phosphonate ABC transporter, permease protein PhnE, giving the protein MTSSVPTINASDRERLRTAYPQVFHRSLMQRYGFVAGIAAVIVYLVICFFAFNVGPAFMNGQWERASLYVQDWYSWRAQPRLRFEDNGTVKAQWSSRGQYRQGADIFWLQPTQAGGYTVTFGSDKDRLDVTTKQVDVYLNGKSYPVTISDDAATAPLGAPAAIRQDGSKVIVYYGFEGQAEIRSSQVYVQRRFLGWANFLFDTKSDFWGKSWGELATLATVGDRLDPARSNISHMVDDFLGNNVWQHADILSKLLQTLVMAFVGTLLGTVFAFPLAFIAARNITHNRAANWGMKRLFDFLRSVDMLIWALFFTRSFGPGPIPGIAAIFFTDSGALGKVYAEAVENVDDKQREGVKSVGASPVIVNRFGVVPQVLPVFISQSLYFWESNTRSATVIGAVGAGGIGLKLLEAMGTNADWDKVAYMVLLILFVVFLFDNVSNAIRSRLIGGPTH; this is encoded by the coding sequence ATGACGTCTTCGGTTCCGACCATCAATGCTTCCGACCGGGAGCGCCTGCGTACTGCCTATCCGCAAGTCTTCCATCGCTCGTTGATGCAGCGTTACGGGTTCGTGGCCGGCATTGCGGCGGTCATCGTCTATCTTGTGATCTGCTTCTTCGCCTTCAATGTCGGCCCTGCCTTCATGAACGGCCAGTGGGAGCGCGCCTCGCTCTATGTGCAGGACTGGTATTCGTGGCGGGCCCAGCCGCGCCTTCGCTTCGAAGACAACGGCACGGTCAAGGCGCAATGGTCGAGCCGCGGCCAATATCGGCAGGGTGCCGACATCTTCTGGCTGCAGCCGACCCAGGCAGGCGGCTACACGGTGACCTTCGGCAGCGACAAGGACCGTCTAGACGTGACGACCAAGCAGGTCGACGTCTACCTCAACGGCAAATCCTATCCGGTGACGATCAGCGACGATGCCGCCACCGCGCCTCTTGGCGCGCCGGCTGCGATCCGCCAGGACGGGTCGAAGGTCATTGTCTATTACGGGTTCGAAGGCCAGGCCGAAATCCGCTCGAGCCAGGTCTATGTGCAGCGCCGTTTCCTCGGCTGGGCGAATTTCCTGTTCGATACGAAGTCAGATTTCTGGGGCAAGAGCTGGGGTGAACTCGCAACCCTTGCCACTGTCGGCGACCGTCTCGATCCGGCCCGGTCCAATATCAGCCACATGGTCGACGATTTCCTCGGCAACAATGTCTGGCAGCATGCCGATATTCTGTCGAAGCTTTTACAGACGCTGGTCATGGCCTTTGTCGGCACGCTGCTCGGGACGGTGTTCGCCTTCCCGCTTGCCTTCATCGCCGCCCGCAACATTACCCATAACCGTGCCGCAAACTGGGGCATGAAACGGTTGTTCGACTTCCTGCGCTCGGTCGACATGTTGATCTGGGCGCTGTTCTTCACCCGCTCCTTCGGTCCCGGACCGATACCCGGCATTGCCGCGATCTTTTTCACCGATTCCGGCGCGCTTGGAAAAGTCTATGCGGAAGCGGTGGAAAATGTCGACGACAAGCAGCGTGAGGGCGTGAAATCGGTCGGAGCCTCGCCGGTGATCGTCAACCGGTTCGGCGTGGTCCCACAGGTCCTGCCGGTGTTCATCTCGCAGTCGCTGTATTTCTGGGAATCCAATACGCGTTCGGCAACTGTGATCGGCGCCGTCGGCGCCGGCGGCATCGGCCTCAAGCTGCTCGAAGCGATGGGCACCAATGCCGACTGGGACAAGGTCGCCTATATGGTGCTGCTCATCCTTTTCGTCGTCTTCCTGTTCGACAATGTCTCGAATGCGATCCGCTCGCGGCTGATCGGCGGCCCGACCCACTAA
- the phnE gene encoding phosphonate ABC transporter, permease protein PhnE, with product MQHYRQQLRTRRVYTAISIVIFLAVLFASLRFANEANAGKFFERLPFFFDFIRSFVPDSPMEIVRAMFDLPSPYADGSLKYNYTADRHYITASLYIPNFFYQLMITINIALVSTIIGSALAFLLCFFASTNLVGAGVTRFVVRRIMEILRAFPEIVIAGLLTAILSIGPIAAIIAITVHTIGALGKLFFEVVENSDMKPDEGLRAAGASWVERVRFAIVPQVLPNFVSYTLLRAEINVRASTIIGAVGGGGIGEVFRLAIGRDHAAKTYAIIILLLVSIIIIDQFSAWLRRRLIGHQSFEFGRGAA from the coding sequence ATGCAGCATTACCGGCAGCAGCTGCGCACGCGGCGCGTCTACACGGCGATCTCGATCGTTATCTTTCTCGCCGTGCTGTTTGCCTCGCTGCGCTTTGCCAATGAGGCGAATGCCGGAAAGTTCTTCGAGCGGCTGCCCTTCTTCTTCGATTTCATCCGCAGTTTCGTGCCGGACAGCCCGATGGAAATCGTCCGGGCCATGTTCGACCTGCCCTCGCCCTATGCCGACGGGTCTCTCAAGTACAATTATACTGCTGATCGCCACTACATCACGGCCTCGCTCTACATCCCGAATTTCTTCTACCAGCTGATGATCACCATCAACATCGCGCTGGTATCGACGATCATCGGTTCAGCCCTTGCCTTCCTGCTCTGCTTCTTTGCCTCGACCAATCTGGTCGGCGCCGGGGTGACGCGTTTCGTCGTGCGCCGCATCATGGAAATCCTGCGCGCCTTCCCGGAGATCGTGATTGCCGGCCTGCTGACGGCGATCCTGTCGATCGGCCCGATCGCGGCGATCATCGCGATCACGGTGCATACGATCGGTGCGCTTGGAAAACTGTTCTTCGAGGTGGTCGAGAATTCCGACATGAAGCCGGACGAGGGCTTGCGTGCTGCCGGTGCAAGCTGGGTCGAGCGGGTGCGTTTCGCCATCGTTCCCCAGGTGCTGCCGAACTTCGTCTCCTACACGCTGCTGCGCGCCGAGATCAACGTGCGCGCCTCGACCATTATCGGTGCGGTCGGCGGCGGCGGCATCGGTGAAGTCTTCCGTCTGGCGATCGGCCGCGATCACGCTGCCAAGACCTATGCGATCATCATCCTGCTGCTCGTCAGCATCATCATCATCGACCAGTTTTCCGCCTGGCTTCGCCGCCGGCTGATCGGCCACCAGTCCTTCGAATTCGGAAGGGGAGCAGCCTGA
- the phnD gene encoding phosphonate ABC transporter substrate-binding protein → MLKKALLSAVALTVLAGSAMAQDVKVLRIGLDGSENEADQIRSTQCVADGLKAATGVPEVQIFPSPDYNGVIQGLLGGTIDIASMGASSYAAIAIKDPNAVSPILTYTQSDGSSGYYSIMVARKDSGIKTLADLKGKKLGFADPDSTSGYLVPNVALPKEIGMPVKDYFSETGFGGGHENLVLAVLDKKFDAGTTFGSGVGKWEEGYTGGNLHQMVGKGILDMDDIVQIWKSPLIPNGPLMVSNKLPQAMRDKIEAFFLDLPKKDHDCFKFYTQGDNKDYIKVDASFYQTIIDARKSVIGG, encoded by the coding sequence ATGCTGAAAAAAGCTCTTCTCTCTGCCGTCGCGCTGACCGTGCTCGCCGGTTCCGCCATGGCTCAGGACGTCAAGGTTCTGCGCATCGGCCTCGACGGCTCGGAAAACGAAGCCGACCAGATCCGCAGCACCCAGTGCGTCGCCGATGGCCTGAAGGCTGCGACCGGCGTTCCGGAAGTACAGATCTTCCCGTCGCCGGACTATAACGGCGTCATCCAGGGTCTGCTCGGCGGCACGATCGACATCGCTTCGATGGGCGCTTCCTCCTATGCCGCAATCGCCATCAAGGACCCGAACGCCGTCTCCCCGATCCTGACCTACACCCAGTCGGACGGTTCGAGCGGTTACTACTCGATCATGGTTGCCCGCAAGGATTCGGGCATCAAGACGCTCGCAGATCTGAAGGGCAAGAAGCTCGGCTTCGCCGATCCGGACTCGACCTCGGGCTATCTCGTCCCGAACGTCGCGCTGCCGAAGGAAATCGGCATGCCGGTCAAGGACTATTTCTCCGAAACCGGTTTCGGCGGCGGCCATGAGAACCTCGTCCTCGCCGTTCTCGACAAGAAGTTCGATGCCGGCACGACCTTCGGTTCGGGCGTTGGCAAGTGGGAAGAAGGCTATACCGGCGGCAACCTGCACCAGATGGTCGGCAAGGGCATTCTCGACATGGACGACATTGTCCAGATCTGGAAGTCGCCGCTGATCCCGAACGGCCCGCTGATGGTCTCCAACAAGCTGCCGCAAGCCATGCGCGACAAGATCGAAGCCTTCTTCCTCGACCTGCCGAAGAAGGACCACGATTGCTTCAAGTTCTACACCCAGGGCGACAACAAGGACTACATCAAGGTCGATGCGTCCTTCTACCAGACGATCATCGACGCCCGTAAGTCGGTTATCGGCGGCTGA
- the phnC gene encoding phosphonate ABC transporter ATP-binding protein: protein MKFELRNVTRRFGDRIAVNAVNVEIPQGQMVGIIGRSGAGKSTLLRMINRLQEPSSGSIQFGGTEVSSLRGARLRNWQRDCAMIFQQFNLVPRLDVLTNVMLGRLNHRSTLMSLFNIFSDDERLAAIAALERLGIEQTAMQRAGTLSGGQQQRVAIARALMQSPKMLLADEPIASLDPLNAKIVMDALRDINEREGITVITNLHTLDTARSYCERIIGMAQGSVVFDGPPSALNAEAIQQIYGSDKDGAGIDETMTSTSINIPAAQVAAGQELAGQGTLASARA from the coding sequence ATGAAATTTGAACTGAGGAATGTTACCCGGCGCTTCGGCGATCGCATTGCGGTCAATGCCGTCAACGTGGAAATTCCCCAGGGCCAGATGGTCGGCATTATCGGTCGTTCCGGCGCCGGAAAGTCCACCCTTCTGCGGATGATCAACCGCCTTCAGGAGCCGAGTTCCGGCTCGATCCAATTTGGCGGCACCGAAGTATCGTCGCTGCGCGGCGCCAGGCTGCGCAACTGGCAGCGTGACTGCGCGATGATCTTCCAGCAGTTCAATCTCGTGCCGCGCCTCGACGTGCTGACCAATGTGATGCTCGGCCGGCTGAACCACCGCTCGACGCTGATGAGCCTGTTCAACATTTTTTCCGACGATGAGCGACTGGCGGCGATCGCAGCGCTCGAGCGCCTCGGTATCGAACAGACCGCGATGCAGCGTGCCGGCACGCTGTCCGGCGGGCAGCAGCAGCGCGTGGCGATCGCCCGCGCGCTGATGCAGTCGCCGAAGATGCTTCTGGCCGACGAGCCGATCGCCTCGCTCGATCCGCTCAACGCCAAGATCGTCATGGATGCGCTGCGCGACATCAACGAACGCGAAGGCATTACCGTCATCACCAACCTGCACACGCTCGATACCGCCCGCAGCTATTGCGAGCGGATCATCGGCATGGCCCAGGGCAGCGTCGTGTTCGACGGTCCGCCATCGGCGCTCAACGCGGAAGCCATCCAGCAGATCTACGGCTCCGACAAGGATGGCGCCGGCATCGACGAGACGATGACCTCGACCAGCATCAACATTCCCGCCGCGCAGGTCGCCGCGGGCCAGGAATTGGCCGGACAAGGCACACTGGCAAGCGCCAGAGCCTGA
- a CDS encoding DapH/DapD/GlmU-related protein: MSRLLSETPSIHETARVEATTLGRYTKVTEYCRVRECEIGDYSYVMEHGHLWNAKIGKFSNIAAFVRINATNHPVERATLHHFTYRPGDYWGDLEPEEADYFAARRSKPVVIGHDTWIGHGATILTGVTIGNGAVIGAGAVVSKDVAPYTIVGGVPARLIRERFSSEIGSKMDQLAWWDWDHSKLRTALDDFRMLSAEDFIARYST; encoded by the coding sequence ATGAGCCGGCTGTTATCCGAAACACCGAGCATCCATGAGACCGCACGGGTAGAAGCCACAACGCTCGGCAGATATACGAAGGTGACGGAATATTGCCGGGTTCGCGAATGCGAGATCGGCGACTATTCCTATGTCATGGAGCACGGGCATTTGTGGAACGCGAAGATCGGCAAGTTCTCCAATATCGCCGCCTTCGTGCGCATCAACGCGACAAACCATCCGGTAGAGCGCGCCACGCTGCATCACTTCACCTACCGGCCCGGAGACTATTGGGGCGATCTGGAGCCGGAAGAAGCGGACTATTTTGCCGCCAGACGATCAAAGCCGGTCGTCATCGGCCATGACACCTGGATCGGGCATGGAGCGACGATCCTGACCGGCGTCACTATCGGCAACGGTGCGGTGATCGGTGCCGGTGCCGTCGTGTCGAAGGATGTCGCCCCTTACACGATCGTTGGCGGCGTGCCGGCCAGGCTGATCCGCGAACGTTTCAGCAGCGAGATCGGCAGCAAAATGGACCAGTTGGCATGGTGGGACTGGGATCACTCGAAGCTTAGAACCGCTCTCGACGACTTCCGGATGCTGTCGGCGGAGGATTTCATCGCCCGATATTCCACCTGA